From the Tripterygium wilfordii isolate XIE 37 chromosome 6, ASM1340144v1, whole genome shotgun sequence genome, one window contains:
- the LOC119999429 gene encoding probable LRR receptor-like serine/threonine-protein kinase At5g48740, whose translation MGLKSLNCSWVCLFLIPGFLGVCFCNDQDGFLSLTCGGATNYVDSSNISWVSDYAYINTGNTTTVDYIDGTTSSSHVPVRFFPDSKGRQCYRLPVKNVSSLVLIRARFVYKNYDKLQKPPAFSVSLGTAVTSTVNLTTKDPWTEEFVWPVKDTLPFCLLAIPDGGSPVISSIEVRPLPEEAYESKSLRKAYRINSGYINGSLRYPSDPYDRIWDADQDYTPFHVSAGFHVLLSLNLTTIKENPPVDVLQTARVLARRDALTYNLPLDTLGDYYVVLYFAGILPVSPSFDVLINGAVAESNYTVRMAEASTLHFTWKGIQSLNVTLKSNRFSPQINAIEVFEIVDVPLEASSTTVSALQVIQQSTGLDLDWQDDPCSPTPWDHVGCEGILVTSLELSDINLRSISPTFGDLLDLKSLDLHNTSLTGEIQNLGSLQHLEKLNLSFNQLTSFGSEFENLASLQILDLQSNSLEGIVPDSLSGLEDLHLLNLENNKLEGTLPQSLNRESLEVRTSGNLCLSFSTMTCNDASSNPSIETPQVTIFTERKPTNNHLAIILGSASGAVFALLIVSLSVFLYTKKRRSEVTYATREPVIDMRNWNAARIFSYKEIKAATNKFKEVVGRGSFGSVYLGKLSDGKLVAVKVRFDKTQLGADSFINEVQLLSKVRHQNLVSLEGFCYESKQQILVYEYLAGGSLADHLYGRNSKSVSLSWVRRLKIAVDAAKGLDYLHNGSDPRIIHRDVKCSNILLDKDMNAKVCDFGLCKQVTQADATHVTTVVKGTAGYLDPEYYSTQQLTEKSDVYSFGVVLLELICGREPMTHSGTPDSFNLVLWAKPYLQAGAFEIVDERIKGSFDLESMRKAALVAVRSVERDALRRLTISQVLAELKEAYSIQLSYLASSGHSN comes from the exons ATGGGACTCAAGTCACTCAACTGCTCCTGGGTCTGCTTGTTTCTGATACCTGGCTTTCTGGGAGTCTGCTTCTGCAATGATCAAGACG GCTTCTTGAGCTTGACTTGTGGCGGAGCGACAAACTATGTGGATTCATCAAACATTTCATGGGTTTCAGACTATGCATACATTAACACAGGCAACACTACTACCGTTGATTACATTGATGGTACTACCTCCTCATCTCATGTACCAGTTCGATTTTTCCCCGATTCCAAGGGTCGCCAATGTTATAGGCTGCCGGTGAAGAATGTGTCGTCGTTGGTGCTTATTAGAGCTCGATTTGTGTACAAAAACTATGATAAACTTCAGAAACCCCCTGCATTCTCTGTTTCTCTTGGCACAGCTGTTACCAGTACTGTAAACCTCACAACCAAGGATCCATGGACAGAAGAGTTTGTATGGCCTGTTAAGGACACACTACCCTTCTGTTTACTTGCTATACCAGATGGTGGATCTCCTGTCATTTCTTCAATCGAAGTTCGGCCACTACCAGAAGAAGCTTATGAAAGCAAGTCACTTCGGAAGGCATACCGTATCAACAGTGGATATATTAACGGATCACTCCGGTACCCTTCAGATCCATATGATCGGATTTGGGATGCTGATCAGGATTATACACCCTTTCATGTGTCAGCTGGGTTCCATGTTCTACTCAGCTTAAATTTAACAACTATCAAGGAGAATCCTCCGGTCGATGTTCTTCAAACCGCAAGAGTTTTGGCAAGAAGAGATGCCTTAACATACAATCTTCCTCTTGATACTCTAGGGGACTACTATGTTGTGCTCTACTTTGCTGGGATTCTTCCTGTGTCCCCCTCATTCGATGTCTTGATTAATGGCGCTGTTGCTGAATCAAATTATACTGTAAGAATGGCAGAAGCCAGCACACTCCACTTTACTTGGAAGGGAATACAGAGCTTGAATGTCACACTTAAAAGTAACAGATTTAGTCCTCAAATAAACGCAATCGAGGTGTTCGAGATTGTTGATGTTCCACTTGAAGCCTCATCAACCACAG TTTCAGCACTTCAGGTTATTCAGCAGTCTACTGGTTTGGATCTGGACTGGCAAGATGATCCATGCTCTCCAACACCATGGGATCACGTTGGATGTGAAGGAATTCTTGTCACATCTTT GGAACTTTCAGACATCAATTTGAGGTCAATTAGTCCAACATTTGGCGACTTGTTGGATCTTAAATCACT GGATTTGCATAACACATCGCTTACCGGAGAAATACAGAATTTAGGGAGCCTTCAACATCTTGAGAAACT GAACTTGAGTTTCAATCAGCTGACATCGTTTGGTTCGGAGTTTGAGAACTTGGCCAGCCTTCAAATTCT GGATTTGCAAAGTAATAGCTTGGAGGGAATAGTACCTGACAGCCTCAGTGGGTTGGAGGACCTCCACTTATT GAATCTGGAAAACAATAAACTAGAAGGTACACTCCCGCAGTCGCTAAACAGAGAAAGCTTGGAAGTAAG GACATCAGGGAATTTGTGTCTTTCCTTCTCCACAATGACATGCAATGATGCTTCATCAAACCCTTCAATTGAGACTCCACAAGTTACTATCTTTACAGAAAGGAAGCCCACCAACAATCATTTAGCAATAATACTTGGCTCGGCCAGCGGAGCCGTATTCGCTCTTCTCATTGTTTCTCTTTCAGTATTCCTGTACACGAAGAAGAGGAGAAGTGAAGTCACATATGCAACAA gaGAACCTGTGATAGACATGCGAAACTGGAATGCTGCAAGAATCTTTTCTTACAAGGAAATCAAAGCAGCAACAAACAAATTTAAGGAAGTTGTAGGCCGCGGTAGTTTTGGTTCTGTTTATCTTGGAAAGCTTTCAGATGGCAAATTAGTAGCTGTAAAAGTTCGGTTCGATAAAACTCAACTTGGAGCTGATTCCTTTATCAATGAG GTGCAATTGCTGTCAAAAGTTCGGCATCAGAATCTTGTAAGCTTGGAGGGATTCTGTTACGAATCAAAGCAGCAGATACTAGTCTATGAATATCTAGCTGGTGGATCTTTGGCCGATCACCTCTATG GTCGAAATAGTAAGAGCGTCTCGTTAAGTTGGGTTCGCAGACTGAAAATTGCTGTTGATGCTGCAAAAG GGTTGGACTATTTGCACAACGGGAGTGATCCACGGATCATACACCGTGATGTGAAGTGCAGTAACATATTACTGGACAAGGACATGAATGCTAAGGTCTGTGATTTTGGTCTCTGTAAGCAAGTAACCCAGGCAGATGCAACTCATGTGACCACGGTTGTAAAGGGCACAGCTGGTTATCTTGATCCTGA GTATTACTCTACACAGCAGTTGACAGAGAAGAGTGATGTCTacagctttggagttgttctgTTGGAACTGATATGTGGGCGAGAACCAATGACTCATTCTGGAACTCCTGATTCCTTCAATCTGGTGTTATGG GCCAAGCCTTACTTGCAAGCAGGAGCATTTGAGATAGTGGATGAGAGGATAAAGGGAAGTTTTGATCTGGAAAGCATGAGAAAGGCAGCCTTAGTCGCTGTAAGGTCTGTAGAGAGAGATGCATTGCGGAGACTGACTATTTCACAGGTACTGGCAGAGCTGAAAGAAGCCTACAGTATTCAACTCTCTTACCTTGCATCTAGCGGACATTCAAATTGA
- the LOC120001062 gene encoding uncharacterized protein LOC120001062 isoform X1, with amino-acid sequence MAAPTHALSFNKPKLAPKLFSSRPFLKHARSFNVNHTVFTGKLTSALFRTTIFSFRIKAFRNEDSGNHDNAKPEENAEKTVDEDHGSRKETNAGMGSSFLVKIATAVGVAVIATAVCVGSKRPNVGSMFGVQFLAEGSSSSVVAAAPVGFTFKAFGYTIVLPEYAPAWVYFWLLTAAGCGLFISEEALDIWVGITIARMMSLDGTWNFFADSLSRNASYIISPVFWYTVRDW; translated from the exons ATGGCTGCTCCAACTCATGCCTTATCCTTCAACAAACCCAAATTAGCACCTAAATTGTTCAGTTCACGACCCTTCTTAAAGCACGCCAGATCTTTCAATGTAAATCACACTGTGTTCACAGGCAAACTAACCTCTGCATTGTTCAGGACGACCATCTTCAGTTTCAG GATTAAAGCTTTTAGGAATGAGGATTCTGGGAACCATGACAATGCGAAACCTGAAGAGAACGCAGAGAAAACTGTGGATGAGGACCATGGTAGTCGGAAAGAAACGAATGCTGGTATGGGAAGTTCATTTTTGGTTAAGATAGCAACTGCTGTGGGTGTTGCTGTAATTGCTACTGCCGTATGCGTTGGCTCCAAAAGGCCTAATGTTGGCTCAATGTTTGGAGTTCAATTTCTGGCTGAGGGTTCTTCCTCTTCAGTTGTGGCTGCAGCCCCCGTTGGTTTCACTTTCAAAGCTTTTGGATACACTATTGTACTTCCTGAATATGCACCAGC ATGGGTTTACTTCTGGTTGCTTACGGCTGCTGGCTGTGGACTTTTCATTAGTGAAGAAGCTCTAGATATTTGG GTAGGCATAACTATTGCACGGATGATGTCATTGGACGGGACATGGAACTTTTTTGCCGACTCACTTTCTAGGAATGCTTCATACATTATATCACCAGTCTTCTGGTATACTG TTAGGGATTGGTGA
- the LOC120001062 gene encoding uncharacterized protein LOC120001062 isoform X2, whose translation MAAPTHALSFNKPKLAPKLFSSRPFLKHARSFNVNHTVFTGKLTSALFRTTIFSFRIKAFRNEDSGNHDNAKPEENAEKTVDEDHGSRKETNAGMGSSFLVKIATAVGVAVIATAVCVGSKRPNVGSMFGVQFLAEGSSSSVVAAAPVGFTFKAFGYTIVLPEYAPAWVYFWLLTAAGCGLFISEEALDIWVCAVFW comes from the exons ATGGCTGCTCCAACTCATGCCTTATCCTTCAACAAACCCAAATTAGCACCTAAATTGTTCAGTTCACGACCCTTCTTAAAGCACGCCAGATCTTTCAATGTAAATCACACTGTGTTCACAGGCAAACTAACCTCTGCATTGTTCAGGACGACCATCTTCAGTTTCAG GATTAAAGCTTTTAGGAATGAGGATTCTGGGAACCATGACAATGCGAAACCTGAAGAGAACGCAGAGAAAACTGTGGATGAGGACCATGGTAGTCGGAAAGAAACGAATGCTGGTATGGGAAGTTCATTTTTGGTTAAGATAGCAACTGCTGTGGGTGTTGCTGTAATTGCTACTGCCGTATGCGTTGGCTCCAAAAGGCCTAATGTTGGCTCAATGTTTGGAGTTCAATTTCTGGCTGAGGGTTCTTCCTCTTCAGTTGTGGCTGCAGCCCCCGTTGGTTTCACTTTCAAAGCTTTTGGATACACTATTGTACTTCCTGAATATGCACCAGC ATGGGTTTACTTCTGGTTGCTTACGGCTGCTGGCTGTGGACTTTTCATTAGTGAAGAAGCTCTAGATATTTGGGTCTGTGCTGTGTTCTG GTAG
- the LOC120000114 gene encoding cytochrome b5-like: protein MGGEGKVFVLSEVAEHNTSKDCWLVIDGKVYDVTKFMEDHPGGDEVLLSATGKDATDDFEDVGHSSTAKAMMDEFYIGDIDKSTILTKTTYTPPKQPHYNQDKTPEFIIKLLQFLAPLIILGLAFAVRFYTKSAPAA from the exons ATGGGTGGAGAAGGAAAGGTTTTCGTTTTGTCCGAGGTCGCGGAGCACAACACTTCCAAGGACTGTTGGCTTGTCATTGATGGCAAG GTATATGATGTGACAAAATTCATGGAAGACCATCCTGGTGGTGATGAGGTCTTGTTGTCGGCTACAG GGAAGGATGCTACTGATGATTTTGAGGATGTTGGTCACAGTAGCACTGCAAAAGCAATGATGGACGAATTCTACATAGGAGATATCGATAAATCGACAATTCTCACAAAAACCACTTATACTCCTCCCAAGCAGCCTCACTACAACCAAGACAAGACACCAGAATTCATCATCAAGCTCCTCCAGTTCTTGGCCCCCCTAATAATCTTAGGCCTGGCTTTTGCCGTCCGCTTCTACACCAAATCAGCTCCTGCTGCTTAG
- the LOC120000113 gene encoding BTB/POZ domain-containing protein At5g48800-like: protein MDKKQHQQQQLSLTRSYRQRCNEWIFRDVPSDITIEVSGATFALHKFPLVSRSGRIRKLVAEHRDSDISKVELLNLPGGAAAFELAAKFCYGVNFEITSANVAQLCCVSDYLEMTEEFSKDNLGSRAEEYLQSIVCKSLEICVEVLQQCENLLPLADELKIVSSCIDAIASKTCAEQIASSFSRLEYSSSGRLHMNKQAKCEGDWWIEDISVLRIDLYQRVMAAMKCRGVRPESIGASLLNYAEKELTKKSSLWNSSSQTKVDLASGLSGHEQLVVETIVTLLPVEKLAVPISFLFGLLRSAVMLDCAVSCRLDLERRIGSQLDIATLDDLLIPSFRHAGDTLFDVDTVHRILVNFTQQNDSEDEMDDASLFEPDSPHSPCQTALLRVAKLVDNYLAEIAPDANLKLNKFLVIAETLPEHARTIHDGLYRAIDIFLKAHQSLSDTDRKKLCKLIDFQKLSQEAGAHAAQNERLPLQAMVQVLYFEQLRLRNSLCNSYADDDHKPAHQSLRISSGALSAAMSPRDNYASLRRENRELKLELARLRMRLNDLEKEHVCMKRQMQKSHSRKFMSSFSRRIGKFSFFGHISSRESTSPSKHSHRTDSRVIERACASTE, encoded by the exons ATGGACAAGAAGCAGCATCAGCAGCAACAGCTGTCCTTGACCAGAAGCTATAGGCAGCGATGCAATGAATG GATTTTTCGAGATGTTCCAAGTGATATAACAATTGAAGTTAGTGGAGCTACGTTTGCATTACACAAG TTTCCTCTTGTATCTCGAAGTGGGCGGATTCGAAAGCTGGTTGCAGAACATCGGGATTCTGACATTTCAAAGGTTGAGCTTCTTAATCTACCAGGAGGAGCAGCAGCATTTGAGTTGGCTGCTAAATTTTGTTATGGTGTCAACTTTGAAATCACATCTGCAAATGTAGCACAGCTGTGCTGTGTCTCTGATTACCTTGAAATGACTGAAGAGTTCTCGAAAGATAATCTTGGATCCCGTGCTGAAGAATATCTTCAGAGTATAGTGTGCAAGAGCCTTGAAATTTGTGTTGAAGTCTTGCAACAATGCGAGAATCTACTCCCTCTTGCTGATGAATTAAAAATTGTTAGCAGTTGTATAGATGCAATAGCCTCAAAGACTTGTGCAGAGCAAATAGCCTCAAGCTTCTCGCGCTTGGAGTATAGCAGCTCTGGGAGGCTTCACATGAATAAGCAAGCCAAATGTGAGGGAGACTGGTGGATAGAAGATATATCTGTTCTTCGAATTGACTTGTATCAAAGAGTCATGGCGGCCATGAAGTGTCGTGGGGTCCGACCTGAAAGTATTGGTGCATCCCTTTTAAATTATGCCGAGAAGGAGTTGACAAAGAAATCCAGTTTATGGAATTCATCTAGCCAGACGAAGGTTGATTTGGCTTCAGGCTTAAGCGGGCATGAACAACTTGTGGTCGAAACAATAGTTACCCttttgcctgttgagaaacttGCTGTTCCCATAAGCTTCCTTTTTGGGCTTTTGCGAAGTGCGGTGATGCTTGATTGCGCAGTTTCTTGCAGGCTTGATTTAGAGAGGAGGATTGGATCCCAGTTGGATATTGCAACTCTTGatgatcttttgattccatctttTCGGCATGCAGGTGATACCTTATTCGATGTTGATACAGTTCATAGGATCTTGGTCAATTTCACACAGCAAAATGATAGTGAAGATGAAATGGACGATGCCTCTTTATTTGAACCTGATAGTCCTCATTCACCATGTCAAACTGCATTGCTGAGAGTAGCAAAGTTAGTAGACAATTATCTTGCGGAAATCGCTCCTGATGCCAACCTCAAGCTTAATAAGTTCTTGGTCATCGCGGAAACTTTACCAGAACATGCACGTACTATTCATGATGGATTATATAGGGCAATTGATATTTTCCTCAAA GCTCACCAGAGTTTGTCTGATACAGACAGGAAGAAGCTTTGCAAACTGATAGATTTCCAAAAGCTCTCACAAGAAGCTGGTGCACATGCTGCACAGAACGAACGCCTCCCGCTCCAAGCGATGGTACAAGTTCTCTACTTTGAGCAACTGAGGCTTAGAAATTCCTTGTGCAACTCTTATGCTGATGATGACCATAAACCAGCACACCAGTCATTGCGAATCAGCAGTGGTGCTCTCAGTGCAGCTATGTCTCCACGAGACAACTATGCATCATTGAGGCGTGAAAATCGAGAGCTAAAACTTGAACTAGCTCGTTTGCGCATGAGGCTGAATGATCTAGAAAAGGAGCATGTTTGTATGAAGAGACAAATGCAAAAGTCTCATTCTCGTAAGTTCATGAGTTCATTCTCAAGGAGAATTGGTAAGTTTAGCTTCTTTGGACATATTTCTTCCAGGGAATCGACTTCTCCCTCAAAGCATTCCCATAGGACAGATTCTAGGGTCATTGAAAGAGCATGTGCAAGCACAGAGTAG